From the Saccharobesus litoralis genome, one window contains:
- the cmoB gene encoding tRNA 5-methoxyuridine(34)/uridine 5-oxyacetic acid(34) synthase CmoB, with protein sequence MFNAFYQRILNSKLQGLIHSLPALLDAWYKDALHGEFHQWQKTLKNLPDAQPSVLELKDKVAFGSADDINQGQQKRLIALLKNFMPWRKGPYELLGVDLNTEWRSDWKWDRLLPHISELKDRTILDVGCGNGYHMWRMLGEGADIVVGADPSQLFLAQFQAIHKYNPSPDIHLLPLGIEQLPKSEAFDTVFSMGVLYHRRSPLDFLAQLKDQLRNGGELVLETIVIDGDQNQVLVPGERYAKMRNVWFIPSCDALVHWLHRVGFSNVKVVDKCVTSLDEQRKTEWMENESLVDFLDPADPTKTIEGYPAPQRAVIIATK encoded by the coding sequence ATGTTTAACGCCTTTTACCAACGTATATTGAACTCAAAGTTACAGGGGCTTATTCACTCCTTACCTGCTCTATTAGATGCTTGGTACAAAGATGCCTTGCATGGTGAATTTCATCAATGGCAAAAAACTTTAAAAAATTTACCTGATGCCCAGCCAAGCGTGCTCGAACTAAAAGATAAAGTCGCTTTTGGTAGTGCAGATGATATAAACCAAGGACAACAAAAACGCTTAATCGCCCTGTTAAAAAACTTTATGCCTTGGCGTAAAGGGCCATACGAATTATTAGGTGTCGACTTAAACACAGAGTGGCGCAGCGATTGGAAATGGGATCGTTTGCTACCTCATATTAGTGAGCTAAAAGACCGCACTATTTTAGACGTGGGTTGCGGCAATGGTTACCATATGTGGCGCATGTTAGGTGAAGGAGCTGATATAGTCGTCGGTGCCGACCCCTCTCAACTATTTTTGGCGCAATTTCAAGCCATTCATAAATATAACCCAAGTCCCGATATTCATTTACTGCCATTAGGCATTGAGCAACTACCCAAATCAGAAGCTTTTGATACGGTATTTTCAATGGGGGTTTTATACCACCGACGATCACCACTGGACTTTTTAGCACAACTAAAAGACCAATTACGCAACGGTGGTGAATTAGTACTAGAAACCATCGTCATTGACGGCGATCAAAATCAAGTATTAGTGCCGGGTGAAAGATACGCCAAAATGCGCAACGTTTGGTTTATTCCAAGCTGTGACGCACTCGTTCATTGGTTGCATCGAGTCGGTTTTAGCAATGTCAAAGTCGTTGATAAATGTGTTACCAGTTTAGATGAACAACGTAAAACTGAGTGGATGGAAAATGAGTCGCTAGTTGACTTTTTAGACCCAGCCGATCCCACTAAGACTATTGAAGGTTATCCGGCTCCACAACGGGCTGTTATTATTGCTACAAAATAA
- the alr gene encoding alanine racemase: protein MTLTGVTAEINLDAISHNLALVKKLAPQSKVIAVIKANGYGHGALAVASALTHADSLGVARFSEAVALRDAGVEQTILLLEGFFKANELPYIAKHNIETVIHCEEQLNALSQVKLPKAITVWLKIDTGMTRLGISPEACSRYMTALSSNPNVKEIRLMSHFACADEKQATMNTLQQNGLQSLINTYSLQASLANSAAILSRPTSHLDWVRPGLILYGMSPIEGCRISQNGFQVAMTLKSHLIAVKPIKQGTTIGYGATWQAKQDTTIGVVAIGYGDGYPRHAKSGTPVWVNGRIVPLVGRVSMDMITVDLGNNAQDQNGDMVELWGQHVAIEKVAAYADTIPYELTCTLTTRVSRAYITDGKIVEIAS from the coding sequence ATGACCTTAACTGGCGTAACCGCCGAAATTAACCTAGATGCCATTAGCCACAACCTTGCACTGGTCAAAAAATTAGCCCCACAATCCAAGGTTATCGCCGTCATTAAAGCCAATGGTTATGGCCATGGTGCGTTAGCTGTGGCTAGTGCATTAACTCATGCCGACTCTTTAGGCGTAGCCCGTTTTAGTGAAGCTGTCGCATTACGCGACGCAGGTGTCGAGCAGACCATTCTACTGCTAGAAGGCTTTTTTAAAGCCAATGAATTACCATATATAGCCAAGCATAATATTGAAACCGTTATCCATTGTGAGGAACAACTCAACGCGTTAAGCCAAGTAAAATTGCCAAAAGCCATTACAGTTTGGCTAAAAATTGATACCGGTATGACTCGGTTGGGGATCAGCCCTGAAGCCTGTTCGCGTTATATGACTGCGTTATCCAGCAACCCTAATGTAAAAGAAATAAGACTGATGTCACATTTTGCCTGTGCTGATGAAAAACAGGCAACAATGAATACTCTACAGCAAAATGGCTTGCAGTCATTAATAAATACCTATTCCTTGCAAGCCTCACTCGCTAACTCTGCAGCGATCCTTAGCCGCCCTACGAGTCATTTAGACTGGGTTAGACCAGGCTTGATTTTGTACGGTATGAGTCCAATAGAAGGATGCCGTATTAGCCAAAATGGCTTTCAAGTAGCAATGACATTAAAATCTCATTTAATCGCAGTAAAACCCATTAAACAGGGCACGACCATAGGTTATGGCGCAACATGGCAAGCCAAGCAAGACACAACCATAGGTGTTGTCGCGATAGGCTATGGTGACGGTTATCCTCGTCATGCAAAATCAGGTACACCTGTGTGGGTCAACGGCAGAATAGTGCCCTTGGTCGGTCGAGTATCAATGGATATGATCACAGTAGACTTAGGCAATAATGCGCAAGACCAAAATGGCGATATGGTTGAATTATGGGGGCAGCATGTGGCCATAGAAAAGGTTGCAGCCTATGCTGATACCATTCCTTATGAATTGACCTGTACGTTAACAACCCGCGTAAGCCGAGCCTATATCACTGACGGGAAAATAGTTGAAATAGCGAGTTAG
- a CDS encoding DUF599 domain-containing protein, with protein MGLDLLDVISLAVFMFVWYGYTIFARGRAKRTTCLSSVLIIYRIDWMRHLLERDNRILDAALMGNIEKNINFFASTTLLIIAGALTAMASADTLQQMTQTVDWVDRQTEAEIQFKLLFICAILVFTFFKFTWALRQYGFAGVMIGAAPNHNDPNATIQMKRAFARNAGKIIDQAMHNFNNGLRAYYFALAALGWFINPFVFIGLGLAVVYVLYRREFYSRTLKMLEEGLVMSSYYLSIQQEKQKEEEKRQHPTA; from the coding sequence ATGGGTTTAGATTTATTAGATGTTATTAGCTTAGCCGTATTTATGTTTGTTTGGTATGGCTACACTATTTTTGCCCGTGGCCGAGCTAAACGAACGACTTGTTTATCGAGTGTCCTTATTATTTATCGAATAGATTGGATGCGCCATTTATTAGAGCGTGACAATCGTATTTTAGATGCGGCGTTAATGGGTAATATTGAAAAGAACATTAACTTTTTTGCTTCAACTACATTACTGATTATTGCCGGTGCATTAACGGCGATGGCATCTGCCGATACATTGCAACAAATGACCCAAACTGTCGATTGGGTGGATAGACAAACGGAAGCCGAGATCCAATTCAAATTATTATTTATTTGTGCAATTTTGGTTTTTACCTTTTTTAAATTTACTTGGGCCTTACGCCAATATGGCTTTGCCGGCGTGATGATAGGAGCTGCGCCAAACCACAATGATCCTAATGCAACTATCCAAATGAAGCGAGCCTTTGCGAGAAATGCGGGTAAAATTATTGATCAGGCAATGCACAATTTTAATAACGGGCTGCGCGCCTATTATTTTGCTCTGGCTGCTTTAGGTTGGTTTATTAATCCTTTTGTTTTTATCGGTTTAGGCTTAGCTGTTGTGTATGTGTTGTATCGGCGTGAGTTTTATTCGCGAACATTAAAAATGCTTGAAGAAGGCTTAGTGATGAGCTCTTATTATTTAAGTATTCAACAAGAAAAACAAAAAGAAGAAGAAAAGCGTCAACATCCTACGGCGTAA
- a CDS encoding glutathione S-transferase family protein, protein MQLILANRNYSSWSMRAWLAVRKSGLTFTETLLDLSDYPQFKQDIQSYSPTGLVPCLILKGIPIHDSLAIVETIAEMQPNLWPSDPLIRAKARAVSAEMHSGFVNIRREMPMNIRANKTILLSNQCLKEIERIFTLWQQCLLQKSSDQPWLFGRFSIADAMYAPIVTRFLTYGISAQNSQRQVIDEYMRIVMNDVDVKYWCEQARLEVATMAIADDIGQQQVGE, encoded by the coding sequence ATGCAACTAATCCTAGCCAATCGTAATTACTCTTCTTGGTCCATGCGTGCCTGGCTTGCTGTTCGCAAGTCGGGCCTTACATTTACCGAAACCTTGCTTGACCTTTCTGACTATCCACAGTTTAAACAAGATATTCAATCTTATTCGCCAACAGGCCTTGTACCTTGCTTGATACTTAAGGGTATACCTATTCATGATTCACTCGCTATTGTTGAAACAATAGCTGAAATGCAGCCAAATTTATGGCCGAGTGATCCCTTGATACGGGCTAAAGCACGGGCGGTGAGTGCCGAAATGCACTCTGGTTTTGTCAATATTCGCCGTGAAATGCCAATGAATATTCGCGCCAACAAGACAATTTTGCTTTCTAATCAGTGCTTAAAGGAAATAGAACGCATTTTTACTTTATGGCAGCAATGCTTGCTGCAAAAAAGTAGTGATCAGCCTTGGTTATTTGGTCGGTTCAGCATAGCTGACGCTATGTATGCTCCTATTGTGACCCGCTTTTTAACCTATGGTATCAGTGCGCAAAATAGTCAACGTCAGGTTATTGATGAATATATGCGTATTGTGATGAATGACGTCGATGTAAAATACTGGTGCGAGCAAGCGAGATTAGAGGTTGCGACTATGGCAATTGCCGATGATATTGGCCAACAGCAGGTAGGTGAATAA
- the smpB gene encoding SsrA-binding protein SmpB, with protein MAKKNAKKTNNSNTIALNRKAKHEYFLEDKTEAGIELQGWEVKSIRDGRVNLSDAYVIIQNNEAYLLGAKIQPLNSASTHVVADPDRTRKLLLNRREIDRLIGARDRQGYSIVATAMYWKKCWVKVEIYLAKGKQSHDKRSDIKDKDWSRQKERLMKHSN; from the coding sequence ATGGCTAAAAAGAACGCTAAAAAAACCAACAATTCCAATACGATTGCTTTAAACCGCAAGGCTAAGCATGAGTACTTTTTAGAAGACAAAACCGAAGCCGGTATCGAGCTGCAAGGTTGGGAAGTAAAGAGCATTCGTGATGGTAGGGTTAATTTATCGGATGCTTATGTCATTATTCAAAACAATGAAGCCTATTTATTGGGTGCGAAAATTCAGCCTCTGAACAGCGCTTCAACCCATGTGGTGGCGGATCCTGATCGTACCCGAAAACTCCTGTTAAACCGTCGAGAAATAGACCGTTTAATCGGTGCTCGTGATCGTCAAGGCTATTCAATTGTGGCAACAGCCATGTATTGGAAAAAATGCTGGGTTAAAGTAGAAATTTACCTAGCAAAAGGTAAACAAAGCCATGACAAACGTTCGGACATAAAAGATAAAGACTGGTCGCGTCAAAAAGAACGTTTAATGAAACACTCTAATTAG
- the cmoA gene encoding carboxy-S-adenosyl-L-methionine synthase CmoA, with the protein MSQPDNIYSQPLEQVRDFVFDKAVVDVFSDMILRSVPGYQTIISTIGHLAQVHCQDNSNVYDLGCSLGTATLAMRRTIKANNVEIIAVDKSADMVEKCRLHLQGYKSPFPTQVLCDDILNIDINNASIVILNFTLQFLQPADRQQLINRIYQGLKPGGLLVLSEKLKFVDQPCHDLIDELHLDFKRAHGYSELEISQKRAAIENVMRIDDLSAHYQRFKNAGFNHYQQWYQCFNFASMVAIK; encoded by the coding sequence ATGAGCCAACCTGACAATATTTACTCGCAACCGCTTGAACAAGTTAGAGATTTTGTTTTTGATAAAGCCGTGGTCGACGTATTTTCAGACATGATTTTACGCTCCGTTCCCGGTTATCAAACCATTATTTCAACCATTGGCCATTTAGCTCAGGTGCATTGTCAAGATAACTCCAATGTATATGATTTAGGTTGTTCTTTAGGCACGGCAACTCTAGCGATGCGGCGCACCATAAAAGCCAACAATGTTGAGATAATCGCGGTTGATAAATCAGCCGATATGGTTGAAAAATGCCGCTTACACTTACAAGGTTACAAAAGCCCGTTCCCTACCCAAGTCTTATGTGACGATATATTAAATATCGACATTAACAACGCCAGTATTGTTATTCTTAACTTTACCTTGCAGTTTCTGCAACCAGCAGACAGGCAACAACTAATCAACCGTATTTATCAAGGCTTAAAGCCTGGTGGTCTTTTGGTTTTGTCTGAGAAGCTCAAATTTGTTGACCAACCCTGTCACGATCTCATTGACGAATTACATTTGGATTTTAAACGCGCCCACGGCTATAGCGAGTTAGAAATTAGCCAAAAACGCGCCGCCATAGAAAATGTCATGCGGATCGATGATTTATCGGCACACTATCAACGTTTTAAAAATGCCGGATTCAACCACTACCAACAGTGGTACCAATGCTTTAATTTTGCCTCCATGGTTGCTATAAAATAA
- a CDS encoding HEAT repeat domain-containing protein codes for MRMANAILLCTTALILPTKALAEQSSVNAQCQQSYVVKINTQTTFDFNGQQITRHKLNGNLSLKPLNNDLQGLWWGIHFNNIQQTANGEVIADDPSYQIPFAVLRNFNGQLIDFRFPVKLEKSQQDKLKGLAYYLQYSTEWQEKPKQKEIDTIGEYQAIYSFKDKQLIKHKTQYNNLDQVEMTIGTLNSIDIERAEQRFTLSDCWLDSTRGNQKLTTASEGQGFTMETLQTYSVIQTAQKVDSPLWLLPTDISLWQAPTKAEKPLTKEELAALRKALRQDIKNIKITDLRASDLGQWLEKYDAVIDELGVMLLANEFNDKDAMRLFNAIGLLDSENSHKLLINLMQEPELSETQRFRAMRAIAAGTKALTASVADNLIEMLESDHFQGSESLRGSAIMSLGAVLQRRPNNAAAQQVTTALTNRLAGNSNINERASLIASLGNTTNQDLTPTIAKYANDDSERVRANAAFALGQMGNKQAYDTLSNMLHSEGDNRPQQAVLGALQRFELNERDISRVAEMAKVSKSERTRGNAIKALATQQHAKQQVKTELKQILKSEKSKKNFTLVAKTLTQMRNSD; via the coding sequence ATGAGAATGGCAAACGCCATTCTCCTTTGCACAACTGCATTAATCTTACCCACAAAGGCATTGGCTGAACAAAGTTCAGTCAACGCTCAATGTCAACAAAGCTATGTGGTAAAAATAAACACCCAAACAACGTTTGATTTTAATGGCCAACAAATTACTCGTCACAAATTAAACGGTAATTTATCATTAAAACCATTAAATAATGACTTGCAAGGCTTATGGTGGGGAATACATTTCAATAATATTCAGCAAACCGCTAATGGAGAAGTAATCGCTGATGATCCCAGTTACCAAATCCCGTTTGCGGTTTTGCGTAACTTTAACGGGCAACTCATTGATTTTCGTTTTCCTGTTAAATTAGAAAAAAGCCAGCAGGATAAACTAAAAGGACTGGCCTACTACCTACAATATTCAACCGAATGGCAAGAAAAACCTAAACAGAAAGAAATTGATACTATAGGCGAATATCAAGCTATCTATAGCTTTAAAGATAAGCAATTAATTAAGCATAAAACCCAATACAACAACTTAGACCAAGTTGAAATGACCATAGGCACGCTTAATTCAATTGATATTGAGCGTGCAGAGCAACGTTTTACGTTATCTGACTGCTGGTTAGATTCAACGCGAGGCAATCAAAAACTCACCACGGCGAGTGAAGGTCAGGGTTTCACTATGGAAACCTTGCAAACTTACAGTGTTATCCAAACCGCACAAAAAGTTGATAGCCCGCTTTGGCTATTACCGACTGACATTAGTTTGTGGCAAGCACCAACAAAAGCTGAAAAGCCGCTAACCAAAGAAGAACTAGCAGCCTTACGTAAAGCGTTAAGACAAGATATAAAAAATATCAAAATAACCGACTTACGCGCTTCTGATCTGGGTCAGTGGTTAGAAAAATATGACGCGGTAATTGACGAGCTCGGCGTTATGTTGCTGGCAAACGAGTTTAACGATAAAGACGCAATGCGCTTGTTTAATGCCATAGGTTTATTAGATAGTGAAAACAGTCACAAGCTATTAATTAATTTAATGCAAGAGCCTGAACTATCGGAAACTCAGCGATTTAGAGCCATGCGCGCTATCGCAGCAGGCACCAAAGCACTTACAGCCAGTGTCGCTGATAATTTGATAGAAATGCTGGAAAGTGATCACTTCCAAGGCAGTGAATCATTACGCGGTTCGGCTATCATGTCATTGGGTGCGGTTTTACAACGTAGACCAAACAACGCAGCAGCACAACAAGTGACTACCGCATTAACCAACCGCTTGGCGGGTAATAGTAATATTAACGAGCGAGCTTCATTAATTGCTAGCTTGGGTAATACAACTAATCAGGATTTAACCCCTACCATTGCCAAATATGCAAACGACGACTCAGAGCGTGTACGAGCCAATGCAGCATTTGCTCTTGGACAAATGGGCAACAAGCAAGCTTACGATACCCTATCGAATATGCTTCATAGCGAGGGCGATAACCGCCCGCAACAAGCCGTACTGGGGGCATTACAGCGCTTTGAACTAAATGAGCGAGATATTAGCCGTGTAGCAGAAATGGCAAAAGTAAGTAAAAGTGAACGCACACGTGGCAATGCCATTAAAGCATTGGCTACTCAGCAACACGCCAAACAACAAGTTAAAACGGAACTTAAGCAGATTTTAAAATCTGAAAAAAGTAAAAAGAATTTTACTTTAGTCGCTAAAACATTAACCCAAATGCGCAATAGTGATTAG
- a CDS encoding DUF3820 family protein, producing the protein MFDKNDLVRLAQVQMPFGKYSGRVLIDLPEEYLLWFQNKGFPQGQLGQLMALALAIKMEGLQGLVKPLKSN; encoded by the coding sequence AGTCCGCTTGGCTCAGGTACAAATGCCATTTGGTAAATACAGTGGTCGCGTACTAATTGATTTACCCGAGGAATACTTATTGTGGTTTCAGAATAAAGGCTTTCCGCAAGGCCAGTTAGGTCAATTGATGGCGCTAGCACTGGCAATTAAAATGGAAGGGCTACAAGGACTGGTTAAGCCGCTAAAGTCAAACTAA
- the dnaB gene encoding replicative DNA helicase, which yields MADNWTNNKKKKPTSIEDIKAAPHSLEAEQSVIGGLLLDNDTWDQVAERVVAQDFFNRSNRLVFERMAALVEAGKPIDLITLSESLEQEKVLEDIGGFAYLAEIADNTPSAANITAYADIVRERAVVRELIGVANEIAEAGYDPQGRDSNELLDFAESKVFKIAEQRTNSTEGPQNMGTVLEKTIKRIEEAMTLGKDGVTGVTSGFTELDKLTAGFQPSDLIIVAARPSMGKTTFAMNLVENAALAQDKPVLVFSLEMPSEQIMMRTLASLSRVNQTSVRTGTLEDEDWARISSTVSLLNQRQNIFIDDSSGLTPTEVRSRARRVARDHGGISMIMVDYLQLMTVPALADNRTLEIAEISRSLKALAKELNVPVIALSQLNRGLEQRADKRPVNSDLRESGSIEQDADLIMFIYRDEVYNENSEFKGIGEIIIGKQRNGPLGTARLAFQGQYSRFDNLANPGDYSDDY from the coding sequence ATGGCTGATAACTGGACAAACAACAAAAAGAAAAAGCCAACTTCAATTGAAGATATAAAAGCAGCACCTCATTCACTTGAAGCTGAGCAATCGGTCATCGGTGGCTTACTGTTAGATAACGATACATGGGATCAAGTCGCTGAGCGGGTTGTTGCTCAAGATTTTTTCAATCGTTCAAACCGCTTAGTCTTTGAACGTATGGCAGCACTGGTTGAAGCTGGCAAACCCATAGATTTAATCACATTATCCGAATCACTTGAGCAAGAAAAAGTATTAGAAGATATAGGCGGTTTTGCTTATTTAGCTGAAATCGCTGACAACACGCCAAGTGCAGCCAACATTACCGCTTATGCCGATATTGTGCGTGAACGTGCCGTGGTGCGTGAGCTCATTGGTGTTGCTAACGAAATTGCTGAAGCCGGTTACGATCCGCAAGGCCGCGACAGCAACGAATTATTAGACTTTGCTGAATCTAAAGTTTTTAAAATAGCCGAGCAACGGACTAATAGTACTGAAGGCCCACAAAATATGGGCACAGTATTAGAAAAAACCATTAAACGGATTGAAGAAGCCATGACCCTAGGTAAAGATGGGGTTACTGGTGTCACCAGTGGATTTACCGAACTCGACAAATTAACCGCAGGTTTCCAACCTTCCGATTTAATTATTGTTGCTGCTCGCCCTTCAATGGGTAAAACCACATTTGCCATGAACTTGGTTGAAAACGCCGCGCTCGCCCAAGACAAACCGGTTTTAGTCTTTAGTCTCGAAATGCCGTCAGAACAAATCATGATGCGAACCTTAGCGTCTTTAAGCCGAGTAAACCAGACCAGTGTTCGAACCGGAACATTGGAAGATGAAGATTGGGCGCGCATCTCTTCGACCGTTAGCTTGTTAAATCAAAGACAAAACATTTTCATTGACGATTCTTCAGGCTTAACCCCAACAGAAGTTCGCTCGCGGGCTCGCCGAGTGGCGCGGGATCATGGCGGGATCAGCATGATCATGGTCGATTACCTACAGCTAATGACAGTGCCCGCATTAGCCGATAACCGTACCCTAGAGATCGCCGAAATATCCCGCTCGTTAAAAGCCTTAGCCAAAGAACTTAACGTACCCGTGATTGCCCTATCACAGCTTAACCGTGGCTTGGAACAAAGGGCTGACAAACGCCCTGTTAACTCAGATTTGCGTGAATCAGGTTCAATCGAGCAAGATGCTGACCTTATTATGTTTATCTACCGTGATGAGGTTTACAACGAAAACTCAGAGTTCAAAGGTATAGGTGAAATTATTATAGGTAAGCAACGTAATGGTCCGCTGGGCACAGCTCGTTTAGCCTTCCAAGGGCAATATTCACGTTTTGATAACTTAGCCAATCCTGGCGATTACAGCGACGATTATTAG
- a CDS encoding LacI family DNA-binding transcriptional regulator: MNKLKATSFDIAYRAGVSQSTVSRALRNSPQVNEETRKRIQAIAKELNYKVDKNASNLRTRHSGTIALLLFEELDDTESHINPFYLSMLGSITRTCSKEGYDLLVSFQQFSDDWSADYADTNKADGLILLGYGDYLDYEGKLNELVEQGTKFVRWGAVVEGEPWLSIGCDNKNGGYLITRHLLSLGRRTIAFIGGADNHSPELYERYKGYCKAIEEAGYYVDLGLQFDAVTTEIDGAKALERLLASEKKFDAIVCASDLIAIGVIGALQEKGFQVPEDIAVVGFDDLTVARYSKPALTTVQQNTNLAGQMLVYNLLKQIDEAEVETRHIPAKLIVRESCGSKL; this comes from the coding sequence ATGAATAAATTGAAAGCAACCTCGTTTGATATTGCATACCGAGCTGGCGTGTCGCAGTCGACGGTGTCACGTGCCTTACGTAATTCCCCTCAGGTTAACGAAGAAACCCGCAAACGCATCCAAGCCATTGCCAAAGAACTCAACTATAAAGTGGATAAAAACGCCAGTAATTTACGTACACGCCATAGCGGTACAATTGCATTGCTGTTGTTTGAAGAGCTAGATGATACTGAATCTCACATTAATCCATTTTACTTGTCTATGCTGGGCAGTATTACGCGCACTTGCTCAAAAGAAGGCTACGACTTATTGGTTTCTTTTCAGCAATTTAGTGATGATTGGAGTGCAGATTATGCTGACACCAATAAAGCGGATGGGTTGATTTTATTGGGTTATGGCGATTACCTTGATTATGAAGGTAAATTAAATGAGCTAGTTGAACAAGGCACAAAATTTGTACGTTGGGGGGCTGTCGTTGAAGGCGAGCCTTGGTTATCAATTGGGTGTGATAATAAAAATGGCGGATATTTGATTACACGTCATTTATTGTCATTAGGGCGTCGCACGATTGCTTTTATTGGTGGTGCTGATAATCATAGTCCTGAGTTATATGAACGTTATAAAGGCTACTGTAAAGCGATTGAAGAAGCCGGTTATTATGTTGATTTGGGACTGCAATTTGATGCGGTCACAACTGAAATCGATGGCGCAAAAGCCTTGGAAAGGTTGTTAGCTTCTGAGAAAAAATTTGATGCTATTGTTTGTGCAAGCGATTTAATCGCGATCGGGGTGATCGGTGCCCTGCAAGAAAAAGGATTTCAGGTTCCTGAAGATATTGCTGTTGTTGGCTTCGATGATTTAACGGTTGCCCGTTATTCAAAGCCAGCATTAACCACTGTCCAGCAAAATACCAATCTTGCCGGACAGATGTTAGTTTATAATTTATTAAAACAGATTGATGAAGCGGAAGTTGAGACCCGTCATATACCTGCCAAATTGATAGTTCGAGAGTCTTGTGGCTCTAAATTGTAA
- the nhaA gene encoding Na+/H+ antiporter NhaA yields the protein MSDDITKFLKSESAGGILLMAAAVLAMVAANSPLSTLYASFIELPVVIQFGNFIIDKPLLLWINDGLMAVFFFLVGLELKREVLEGELSEISHVVLPAVGAIGGMAIPSLIYFYFNHDDPTAVNGWAIPAATDIAFALGILMLLGKRVPLALKVFLVSLAIFDDIGAIVIIALFYTSKISVTALIIAAVCIGVLFVINRGKTGNLTPFILVGVVMWVAVLKSGVHATLAGVILAMFIPMRDPRNPNRSPLHELEHDLHSVVAVVVLPLFAFVNSGIPLGGVGIAQLLHDVPVGIALGLIVGKQVGIFGFCWAMIKLGWAELPKNVNLPMLYGASLLCGVGFTMSMFIGSLAFEDTGENLIFDERLGIIAGSLVSGVLGYLVLNAVLPKLKTNPTHATNPSQS from the coding sequence ATGAGTGACGATATTACTAAGTTCTTAAAAAGTGAAAGTGCTGGTGGCATACTTTTAATGGCAGCAGCGGTATTAGCAATGGTGGCTGCCAATTCACCCTTGTCAACGTTATATGCATCATTTATTGAATTACCTGTAGTTATTCAATTTGGCAACTTCATTATTGATAAACCTCTTTTATTATGGATAAACGATGGTCTTATGGCTGTCTTCTTCTTTTTGGTTGGACTTGAATTAAAAAGAGAAGTGCTAGAGGGCGAATTATCAGAAATTAGCCATGTTGTGTTGCCTGCTGTCGGTGCGATTGGCGGTATGGCTATACCGAGTTTAATTTATTTTTATTTTAATCACGATGATCCAACCGCGGTAAATGGTTGGGCTATTCCAGCAGCAACGGATATTGCGTTCGCTTTAGGTATATTAATGCTGTTAGGTAAACGTGTACCGTTGGCATTAAAAGTGTTTCTTGTTTCTTTGGCTATTTTTGATGATATAGGTGCAATTGTCATTATTGCCTTGTTTTATACATCGAAAATATCAGTGACGGCATTAATTATTGCCGCAGTTTGTATCGGGGTATTGTTTGTTATTAACCGGGGTAAAACCGGCAATTTAACCCCGTTTATTCTGGTTGGTGTGGTTATGTGGGTAGCTGTGTTAAAGAGTGGGGTTCATGCAACGTTAGCCGGAGTTATTTTAGCTATGTTCATTCCGATGCGCGACCCAAGGAATCCAAACCGCTCACCGTTACATGAATTAGAGCATGACCTTCATTCAGTTGTCGCGGTTGTTGTTTTACCTTTATTTGCGTTTGTTAATTCAGGTATTCCGTTAGGCGGTGTGGGGATCGCCCAGTTGTTGCATGATGTGCCCGTGGGTATTGCACTAGGTCTTATTGTCGGTAAGCAAGTTGGTATATTTGGCTTTTGTTGGGCAATGATAAAATTGGGATGGGCTGAATTACCGAAAAACGTCAATCTACCTATGTTGTATGGCGCGTCTTTACTCTGTGGTGTTGGCTTCACTATGAGTATGTTTATTGGCTCGTTAGCTTTTGAAGATACTGGCGAAAACCTAATTTTTGATGAGCGCTTAGGAATTATTGCTGGCTCTCTAGTTTCGGGTGTTTTAGGATACTTGGTATTGAATGCAGTACTGCCAAAGCTTAAAACTAACCCAACACATGCAACTAATCCTAGCCAATCGTAA